The following are encoded in a window of Dioscorea cayenensis subsp. rotundata cultivar TDr96_F1 chromosome 16, TDr96_F1_v2_PseudoChromosome.rev07_lg8_w22 25.fasta, whole genome shotgun sequence genomic DNA:
- the LOC120278737 gene encoding protein MEMO1 encodes MSSSSTSEKQSKAERVRRASHAGSWYTDNSSKLEEELGTWLQASKLTKSPDVRGVIAPHAGYSYSGRCAAFAFGNIDPTKFSRVFLLGPSHHYYTPNCALTKATIYSTPLGDLPIDLEVVEELQATGKFEFMDLNKDEAEHSMEMHLPYLAKVFHGHPVKIVPILVGALSSESEAMYGRLLAKYVDDPKNFFSVSSDFCHWGYRFSYTYYDKKHGAIHKSIEALDRMGMDIIETGDADAFKKYLKEYDNTICGRHPISVFLHMLKNSAMKININFLQYEQSSQCRNMRDSSVSYASAAAKLADDEEMANCN; translated from the exons ATGTCTTCGTCTTCAACCTCCGAGAAGCAAAGCAAAGCGGAGAGGGTCCGAAGGGCGAGTCATGCTGGCTCTTGGTACACTGACAATT CTAGCAAATTAGAAGAGGAACTTGGTACATGGCTTCAAGCATCTAAACTAACCAAATCTCCTGATGTCAGAGGTGTTATTGCACC GCATGCTGGTTACTCTTATTCTGGTCGCTGCGCAGCTTTTGCATTTGGTAACATAGATCCAACAAAATT TTCTcgggtttttcttcttggtcCATCACATCACTATTACACTCCAAATTGCGCTCTTACAAAAGCCACAATTTATAGCACACCATTGGGAGACTTGCCAATAGACTTGGAAG TGGTTGAAGAGCTTCAGGCAACAGGAAAGTTTGAATTTATGGATCTTAATAAAGATGAAGCAGAACATAGCATGGAGATGCATTTGCCGTACCTTGCAAAAGTGTTTCATGG TCATCCAGTGAAAATCGTTCCTATTTTGGTTGGTGCTCTGAGTTCAGAAAGTGAAGCCATGTATGGAAGATTGCTTGCAAAGTACGTTGATGACCCCAAGAACTTCTTTTCCGTGTCATCAGACTTCTGCCACTGGGGGTACAG GTTTAGCTATACTTACTATGACAAGAAACACGGTGCTATTCACAAGTCCATCGAGGCTTTAGATCGTATGGGAATGGATATCATTGAGACAGGCGATGCTGATGCCTTCAAAAAATACCTCAAAGAGTATGACAACACCATTTGCGGACGCCATCCCATCAGCGTATTTCTTCAT ATGTTGAAGAACAGTGCgatgaaaataaacattaattttctaCAGTACGAGCAATCGAGCCAGTGCCGGAACATGAGAGACAGCAGTGTAAGTTATGCTTCAGCAGCAGCAAAGTTGGCTGATGATGAGGAAATGGCTAATTGCAACTAA
- the LOC120278449 gene encoding ribose-phosphate pyrophosphokinase 4-like: MGEQRRKKEIHLFYCAESEDLARKVADKSDAIHLQSISWRSFDDGFPNLFINNAHDIRGQHVAFLASFSSPGVIFEQISAIFALPKLFIASFTLVLPFFPTGSFERMEEEGDVATAFTMARILSMIPKSRGGPTSLVIYDIHALQERFYFGDDVLPCFETGIPLSL, from the exons ATGGGGGAGCAACGGAGGAAGAAGGAGATACACTTGTTCTACTGCGCCGAATCCGAGGACCTCGCCCGCAAGGTCGCTGACAAGTCCGACGCCATCCACCTGCAGTCCATCTCCTGGAG GAGCTTTGATGATGGATTCCCTAATCTTTTCATCAACAATGCTCATGACATAAGAGGACAGCATGTTGCATTTCTAGCGTCTTTCAGCTCTCCTGGAGTGATTTTTGAGCAGATATCAGCAATATTTGCATTGCCAAAGCTATTCATTGCCTCCTTTACCTTGGTCTTGCCATTTTTCCCAACTGGTTCTTTTGAGCGAATGGAAGAAGAAGGCGATGTTGCCACTGCATTCACTATGGCACGAATTTTGTCAATGATACCCAAATCTAGGGGTGGTCCTACAAGCTTAGTAATCTATGACATACATGCTTTGCAG GAAAGGTTTTACTTTGGTGATGATGTCCTGCCTTGCTTCGAAACTGGGATACCATT GTCACTATAG